Within the Streptomyces sp. NBC_00353 genome, the region CGGCGGGGCCGGGCGTGAATCCGCTGGGGGACGAGGCGATTGCGATGCTGCCGGAGTGGTGGCGCAAGGGGCCGTGCGTGACGCCGTGCGTGGCTCCGAGCGAGAGCGACGGGTGGACGGTCGACGCGAACGACAGCGGCCACTTCGCCTCCCGGCCGGCCGACCGGCCCGGTGAGGGGGACGGCCGGTGACCCGCGTTGCCGCCATCGACTGCGGAACCAACTCCATCCGGCTGCTCGTCGCCGACGCCGACCCCGCCACCGGTGAGCTGACCGAGCTCGACCGGCGGATGGAGATCGTCCGGCTCGGGCAGGGCGTGGACCGCACCGGCAGGCTCGCCCCCGACGCTCTGGAGCGGACCTTCGCCGCCTGTCGCCGGTACGCGGACGTCATCAAGGCGCACGGCGCGGAGAAGCTCCGCTTCGTCGCCACCTCCGCCTCCCGCGACGCGGAGAACAGGGACGAGTTCGTCCGCGGCGTGCTGGACATCCTCGGCGTCGAGCCCGAGGTGATCAGCGGCGACCAGGAGGCGGAGTTCTCCTTCGAGGGTGCCACCAAGGAACTCGCGGGCCGGGACCATCTCGCCAAGCCGTATCTGGTGGTCGACATCGGCGGCGGCTCCACCGAGTTCGTCGTCGGCGACGACCGGGTCCTGGCCGCGCGGTCCGTGGACATCGGCTGCGTAAGGATGACGGAGCGCCACCTCGTACGCGACGGTGTCGTCACCGACCCGCCCACACCGGGTCAGATCACCGCGATCCGTGCGGACATCGACGCCGCCCTGGACCTTGCCGAGGAGAGCGTCCCGCTCACCGAGGCCGCCACGCTCGTCGGCCTCGCCGGCACCGTCACCACCGTGGCCGCGATCGCGCTGGGACTGCAGGAGTACGACTCCGAGGCGATCCACCACTCCCGGATCTCCTTCGAGCAGGTCCAGGAGATCACCGGGCGGCTCGTCACCTCGACCCACGCCGAGCGCGCCGCGATCCCCGCGATGCACCCGGGACGCGTCGATGTGATCACCTCCGGGGCGCTCGTCCTGCTGGCCGTGATGAAGCGGACCGGGGCCCGCGAGGTCGTCGTCAGCGAGCACGACATTCTGGACGGAATCGGCTGGTCGATCGCCTAGCCGAGGCCGGGCGGGAGTGCGTACGAGCGCGGCAGATATCGCGCTCATGCGCACTCCCGCCTGCACCTTTGAGCCTGCGTCGGCTCCTCGTGGACCCTTCGCGCACCCCCTGCGGAGACACGCCGCGACGAAGTTCGTGAACTTCTTCACAAGGAATTCGGCGCTCCGGGCCACACTTCTGCTCCGTACGGGCTTCCACGGCCGCCGACGGGTCCGCCCGCCGCGCATGCGGGACGGTTCCGGGTGTGGTTCGAGGCGGTGGAAGAAGAGGGTGGTTCACAGCGCTCACGGGGCTCAAGGGCCTGCTCACAAGCGGTGAACAACGTTCGCCGTGGCGCGGTGGTTCCCCCGCGCCCCCATGACCTCGGTCACGTGGGCGGCGAAGTGTAGCAGAGGGTGGGGGATACCTTGTGAAGGGGCTCACGAGCGTGCCCCCCAGGTGGGGTGGATACTCGATGGCATGAGCACCACGGAGCGTCCCAGGATCCTCGTAGTAGGCGGTGGGTACGTAGGCCTGTACGCAGCTCGGCGCATTCTGAAGAAGATGCGCTACGGCGAGGCGACCGTCACGGTCGTCGACCCCCGGTCGTACATGACCTACCAGCCCTTCCTCCCCGAAGCCGCCGCCGGCAGCATCTCGCCTCGGCACGTCGTCGTCCCGCTGCGACGCGTACTGCCGAAGGCCGAGGTTCTCACCGGCCGCGTCACGACCATCGATCAGGACCGCAAGGTCGCCACGGTCGCGCCGCTCGTCGGCGAGGCCTACGAGCTGCCCTTCGACTACCTGGTCATCGCGATGGGCGCGGTCTCCCGCACCTTCCCGATCCCCGGCCTGGCCGAACAGGGCATCGGTATGAAGGGCATCGAGGAGGCCATCGGCCTGCGCAACCACGTTCTCGAGCAGCTGGACAAGGCCGACTCGACGACCGATGAGGACGTCCGCCGCAGGGCGTTGACGTTCGTCTTCGTGGGTGGTGGCTTCGCCGGTGCGGAGACCATCGGCGAGGTCGAGGACATGGCCCGCGACGCGGCGAAGTACTACACGAACGTGAAGCGCGAGGACATGCGCTTCATCCTCGTCGACGCCGCCGACAAGATCCTTCCCGAGGTCGGCCCGAAGCTGGGCACCTGGGGCCGGGAGCACCTGGAGTCCCGTGGTGTCGAGGTCTTCCTCTCGACCTCCATGGACTCCTGCGTCGACGGTCACGTCGTTCTGAAGAACGGCCTCGAGGTCGACTCCAACACCATCGTGTGGACGGCCGGCGTGAAGCCGAACCCGGCGCTGGCACGCTTCGGCCTGCCGCTCGGTCCGCGCGGTCACGTGGACACCTCCGAGAAGCTTCAGGTGCAGGGCACCGACTACATCTGGGCCGCGGGCGACAACGCCCAGGTTCCGGACATGGTCGGCCGCAAGGCCGGCAACCCGAACGCCTGGTGCCCGCCGAACGCCCAGCACGCACTGCGTCAGGCCAAGGTCCTCGGCGACAACGTCATCTCCGGGATGCGCGGCTTCCCGCAGAAGGAGTACAGCCACGCCAACAAGGGTGCGGTCGCCGGTCTCGGCCTGCACAAGGGCGTCGCGATGATCGTCATGGGCAAGATGAAGATCAAGCTCAAGGGCCGTCTCGCCTGGTACATGCACCGTGGCTACCACGGCATGGCGATGCCGACCTGGAACCGTAAGATCCGGATCTTCGCCGACTGGACCCTTGCGATGTTCCTCAAGCGCGAGGTCGTCTCGCTCGGCGCCATGGAGACGCCGCGCGAGGAGTTCTACGAGGCCGCCAAGCCGGCTCCGGCTCCGGCCGCCGCCAAGGCCGAGGGCGAGAAGGCCAACGCCTCCTAGTCCACCCGCGGATGCTCGCATCCGCACAGCTCGTGCATGACGCCCGAAGGGGCCGCCCGCCATCCGTGGTGCGGGCGGCCCCTTCGGCGTACCCGGGGAGGGGCGGCCCTCCGACCCAATAAGTGCATGTGGGCTACAGGTATTTTGCCGATCCGTTGCGCTGCTGCGGGATGGCGTTGGCGCCGGAGAGTGTTGACGGGGGTGTACCTCGTCGTGGCACCACGGGTGCAGGGCGTGGTTCACGGCATGTTTGGGCATGTTCGGGCACGTTGGGAAACACCATCACGGAGGTGTACGCCATGGCAGACGCCGCGTTGCGGCTGACCGCTCTCGCCGAGGAGTTGCTGGGAGAACCCGTACCGGTCCGGATCCGGGCCTGGGACGGCAGTGAATCCGGACCGCCAGGTGCCCCCGTACTCGTCGTCCGGAACCGCCGCGCACTGCGCCGGCTGCTCTGGAAGCCGGGCGAACTGGGCCTGGCCCGCGCCTGGGTGGCGGGCGAACTCGACATCGAAGGCGATCTGTACGAGACCCTGGACCGTATGGCCGGGCTGCTCTGGGAGCGCGGGGCGGACGCGAAGGACACCGTCCACCCGATCCGGGACCCCAAGGTGCGGGCCGCCGCCCGCGGCCTGCTGCAGCTGGCCGGGCCCTGGCCGCCACCGCCCCCGCCCGCCGAGGAGGTCCGCCGCCGCACCGGCCCCCTCCACACCAGACGCCGCGACAAGGAGGCCATCAGCCACCACTACGACGTGGGCAATGACTTCTACGAACTGGTCCTCGGCCCGTCCATGGTCTACTCCTGCGCCTACTGGGAGGACGGCGGCAGCCTGGAGGACGCCCAGCGCGACAAGCTCGACCTGGTCTGCCGCAAGCTCGCCCTGAAGGAGGGCGACCGCCTCCTCGACGTCGGCTGCGGCTGGGGCTCCATGGCCATGCACGCAGCACGCGAGTACGGCGCCCAGGTCACCGGAGTGACCCTCTCCACCGAGCAGGCCGCGTTCGCCCGCAAGCGCATTGCCGAAGAGGGACTGACGGACCGGATCGAGATCCGGGTCCAGGACTACCGGGACGTCAGGGACGGCCCGTACGACGCCATCTCGTCGATCGGCATGGCCGAACACGTCGGTTCGGTCCGCTACCGCGAATACGCCGACAGCCTCTACGCACTGCTCAGGCCCGGCGGCCGGCTGCTCAACCACCAGATCGCCCGCCGCCCCGAGAAGGACGAGTCCGCTTACCACGTGGACGAGTTCATCGACGCGTACGTCTTCCCGGACGGCGAACTCGCGCCGGTGGGCCGGACCGTCGCAACACTGGAGGAAGCGGGCTTCGAAGCCCGCGACGTCGAGTCGATCCGCGAACACTACGCACTGACCCTGCGCCGCTGGGTCGCCAACCTGGAGAAGCACTGGGACCGTGCCGTCACCATGACCTCGCCCGGCCGGGCCAGGGTCTGGCGGCTCTACATGGCGGCCTCCGCGCTCTCCTTCGAGCACAACAAGATCGGCGTCAACCAGATCCTCGTGGTGCGTCCGATGGACGGCGGGGCTTCGCGGATGCCGTTGCGCGCCCGCGAATGGAAGGCCTCCGCGGCCGACTGAACGCGTACGAGTGCAGAGAGGGCCGGTACCCGCAGCTCCAGCTTGCGGGTACCGGCCCTCCGTATCAGGGGTTGGCCATCAGCGGCTCACTCGCTACTCCGTCTTGATCGCCGTCAGCATGTTCAGCCTCGCGGCGCTACGGGCCGGCCAGAGCGAGGCCAGCACGCCCACCAGCGCTGCCAGTACCAGGAAGACCGCGATCCGGTCCCACGGGATCACCAGGGCGTAGCCCGGGATGGCGGAGGCCAGCGTCCGGCCGATCGCCCAGCCGAGGAACGTACCGAGCGCGACCCCGATCACCGCACCGAAGACCGAGATGACCACGGCCTCCAGCCGGATCATGCGCTTGACCTTGCGCCGGTCCAGACCGATCGCCCGCAGCATGCCGATCTCCTGCTGACGCTCGAAGACCGACATCGCCAGGGTGTTGACGACCCCGAGCACCGCGATGATCAGGGCCATCGCCAGCAGCCCGTACATGATGTTCAGCGCCGTGTTGATGAAGCCGCCGAACATGTCCCGGATGTCCTGACGGTCCATCACGGACATCGCCGGGTTGTCACCCAGGGCGTCGACCACGGCCTGCTCGTTGGCCTTCGACGCGCCGCCGTCCGTCTTCAGCCAGATCTCGCGGATGTCCGGGCGGCTCTGGTGCGCGTCCAGGATGTTCTTCGGCATCAGGACGGGCGAGAGGAACTCGTTCTCCTCGTAGACCGCGCCGACCTTCAGGGTGCCCTTCTTGTCGTCGTCGTACGTCACCGGGAGCGAGGTGCCGGGCTTCCAGCCGTTGGACTTCGCGGTCTTGTCGCCGACGGCGATCTCGCCGTGGGCGAGCGAATCCAGCGAGCCGGAGACCGTCTTCACGGAGAAGACCTTCTGCACATCGCCCGGTGTCACCCCGGACGCCGCGTGGTAGGCGCCCTCGACCCTGATGGAGGCGGCCTGCTGGGGCGAGACCGCGGAGACGGCGTCGGACTTCTCCAGGGCGGTGAGTGCCGACTCGTCGAGCGAGTCGCCGCTCGCCATCGAGATCATGTAGTCGGCCTTGATGTTGTCCGTCGTCATCCGGTCGACGGCCTGGCCGAGCGTGACGCCGAGCACCGAGATGCCGGTGACCAGGGTGAGGCCGATCGCGAGCGCGGAGGCCGTTGCTCCGGTACGCCGGGGGTTACGGACCGCGTTCTGCGCAGCCAGCTTGCCCGAGACGCCGAACAGCTTCAGCAGCAGCGGCCGCACCAGCGCGATGACCGGCCGCGACAGCAGCGGGATCAGCACGATGACACCGATCAGCGCCACGAGGGCCCCGGCCCCGATGATCGTCCGGCCGTCCGAACCGGCCGCCGCACCCGCGACGATCCCGGCCGCACCGAGCAGGGTGAGCACCCCGCCGATCGAGTTCCGCACGACCAGCGACTTGGTGGTGGCCACCGCGTGGACACTGCTCATCGCGGCCACCGGCGCGATCTTCGCGGCGCGGCGGGCGGGCAGCCAGGCGGCCAGCACGGTGATCAGGACGCCGACGCCGAGCGCGGCACCGACCGCGAGGGGGGAGACCACCAGCGGACCGGCCGGGATCTTCCCGCCGATCAGGCTCATCGCCGAGCGCAGTCCGGTGGCGAGACCGATACCGAGCAGGAAGCCGATCACCGAGGCGAGCGCGCCGACCACGGCCGCTTCGAGGAGCACGGACCGCTTGACCTGGCGGCGGGAGGCGCCGACGGCGCGCAGCAGCGCCAGTTCCTTGGTGCGCTGGGCGACCAGCATGGTGAACGTGTTGGCGATCAGGAAGATGCCGACGAACAGGGCGATGGCCGCGAACGCGAGCAGCATCGTGTTGAGGTTGCCCAGGCCGTCCTCGATCTGCTTCGCCTGGTCATCGGCGAGGACCTTGCCGGTCCTGGCGGTGGCGTCCTTGGGCAGCAGCGGCTCCACCGCGTCCAGCAGCTTCTGGTCGGAGGCGCCGGCCGCTGCGGTGACGGTGATGTCCTGGAACCAGCCGGGCTTCAGGTAGAGCTGCTGGGCGACCGGGGTGTCGAAGAGGACCAGGCTGCCGCCCGCGTTGACCGCGCCGTCCTCGGTGGTGAAGATCCCGGCGAGGGTGTACTCCTTCACCGGTCCGTTCGTGGCGACCCTGACCCGGTCGCCGACCTCGTACGTGCCCTTCTTCGCGGTCTCCTTGTCGAGCGCGATCCGGCCGTCGCCGACCGGGCCCGTGCCGTCGACGAAGGTGTACGAGGCGTCCTTGCCGTTGGCGCCGGGGGAGAAGTTGCCGCCGGTGTTGGACCAGCCGTTGCCGATCAGCTTGCCGCCCGGGTCGGCGACCCCGGCGAAGCCGGAGACCCGGCCGGTGGCGGTGGCCACCCCGTCCAGGGACCGGATCTTCTTCAGCGTGGCGGCGTCGATGCCGGACGCCTTTTCGTCGCGCCGGTCGGCGTGGGTGGTGACGGCGACGGCGACGTCGTCGTAACTCTTCGCAGACTGGTTGCGGAAGGCGTTGCCGAGGGTGTCGGTGAAGACCAGGGTGCCGGAGACGAAGGCCACGCCGAGCATCACGGCGAGCACGGTCATCAGCAGCCTGGCCTTGTGCGCGAGCACATTGCGCAGGGCGGTACGGAACATGTCTGTCAGTCCTGGGATGGGGTCCGGAAGCGGGATCGGGGGAGGCGGTCCGTGCTCAGCTGGTACGGCCCTTGGAGTCGAACGCCTTCATCCGGTCCAGCACCCCGTCCGCGGTGGGACGCACCATCTGGTCGACGATCGCCCCGTCCGCGAGGAAGATCACCCGGTCCGCGTAGGAGGCGGCGACCGGGTCGTGCGTCACCATCACCACGGTCTGGCCCAGCTCGCGCACCGAGTTGCGCAGGAAGCCCAGGACCTCGGCGCCGGAGCGGGAGTCCAGGTTCCCGGTCGGCTCGTCACCGAAGATGATCTCCGGCCGGGAGGCCAGGGCGCGGGCCACCGCGACACGCTGCTGCTGGCCGCCGGAGAGTTCGGTCGGCCGGTGCTTCAGCCGGTCGGACAGGCCCACCATGTCGATCACCCCGCGCAGCCATTCGGCGTCCGGCTTACGGCCTGCGATGTCCATCGGCAGGGTGATGTTCTCCAGTGCGGTCAGCGTCGGCAGCAGGTTGAACGCCTGGAAGATGAAGCCGATCTTGTCCCGGCGCAGCTGGGTGAGCTGCTTGTCCTTGAGGGAGCCGAGCTCCGTCTCACCGAGCCGTACCGAACCGCTGCTGAAGCTGTCGAGGCCGGCCACGCAGTGCATGAGCGTGGACTTGCCGGAGCCCGACGGGCCCATGATCGCGGTGAACTCGCCCTGCGGGAAGTCCACGGTGACCCGGTCCAGGGCGGTCACCTTGGTCTCGCCCTCTCCGTAGATCTTCGACAGTTCCGTGGCGCGGGCGGCCACCGCGGTGGCGCGGTGAGCGGTGGACATGGTGGTCACGGGAGACTCCTGGGTCGGGACTCGGTTCAGGTACGGGGCCTTCTGCAAGGCACCGCTCCATCGTCTCCTTCGATTCGCCGCCGGTCGTCAGCCCCGGTGCCCGTTCCGGAGGCCCTCTTGAGTCGCATCGGCGGGGTACGCGCGTCCTCCTGCGGTATGACGGCGACCCTGATGGCGTACCGCGCTTGTCACA harbors:
- a CDS encoding Ppx/GppA phosphatase family protein; the encoded protein is MTRVAAIDCGTNSIRLLVADADPATGELTELDRRMEIVRLGQGVDRTGRLAPDALERTFAACRRYADVIKAHGAEKLRFVATSASRDAENRDEFVRGVLDILGVEPEVISGDQEAEFSFEGATKELAGRDHLAKPYLVVDIGGGSTEFVVGDDRVLAARSVDIGCVRMTERHLVRDGVVTDPPTPGQITAIRADIDAALDLAEESVPLTEAATLVGLAGTVTTVAAIALGLQEYDSEAIHHSRISFEQVQEITGRLVTSTHAERAAIPAMHPGRVDVITSGALVLLAVMKRTGAREVVVSEHDILDGIGWSIA
- a CDS encoding NAD(P)/FAD-dependent oxidoreductase; this translates as MSTTERPRILVVGGGYVGLYAARRILKKMRYGEATVTVVDPRSYMTYQPFLPEAAAGSISPRHVVVPLRRVLPKAEVLTGRVTTIDQDRKVATVAPLVGEAYELPFDYLVIAMGAVSRTFPIPGLAEQGIGMKGIEEAIGLRNHVLEQLDKADSTTDEDVRRRALTFVFVGGGFAGAETIGEVEDMARDAAKYYTNVKREDMRFILVDAADKILPEVGPKLGTWGREHLESRGVEVFLSTSMDSCVDGHVVLKNGLEVDSNTIVWTAGVKPNPALARFGLPLGPRGHVDTSEKLQVQGTDYIWAAGDNAQVPDMVGRKAGNPNAWCPPNAQHALRQAKVLGDNVISGMRGFPQKEYSHANKGAVAGLGLHKGVAMIVMGKMKIKLKGRLAWYMHRGYHGMAMPTWNRKIRIFADWTLAMFLKREVVSLGAMETPREEFYEAAKPAPAPAAAKAEGEKANAS
- a CDS encoding cyclopropane-fatty-acyl-phospholipid synthase family protein codes for the protein MADAALRLTALAEELLGEPVPVRIRAWDGSESGPPGAPVLVVRNRRALRRLLWKPGELGLARAWVAGELDIEGDLYETLDRMAGLLWERGADAKDTVHPIRDPKVRAAARGLLQLAGPWPPPPPPAEEVRRRTGPLHTRRRDKEAISHHYDVGNDFYELVLGPSMVYSCAYWEDGGSLEDAQRDKLDLVCRKLALKEGDRLLDVGCGWGSMAMHAAREYGAQVTGVTLSTEQAAFARKRIAEEGLTDRIEIRVQDYRDVRDGPYDAISSIGMAEHVGSVRYREYADSLYALLRPGGRLLNHQIARRPEKDESAYHVDEFIDAYVFPDGELAPVGRTVATLEEAGFEARDVESIREHYALTLRRWVANLEKHWDRAVTMTSPGRARVWRLYMAASALSFEHNKIGVNQILVVRPMDGGASRMPLRAREWKASAAD
- a CDS encoding ABC transporter permease — translated: MFRTALRNVLAHKARLLMTVLAVMLGVAFVSGTLVFTDTLGNAFRNQSAKSYDDVAVAVTTHADRRDEKASGIDAATLKKIRSLDGVATATGRVSGFAGVADPGGKLIGNGWSNTGGNFSPGANGKDASYTFVDGTGPVGDGRIALDKETAKKGTYEVGDRVRVATNGPVKEYTLAGIFTTEDGAVNAGGSLVLFDTPVAQQLYLKPGWFQDITVTAAAGASDQKLLDAVEPLLPKDATARTGKVLADDQAKQIEDGLGNLNTMLLAFAAIALFVGIFLIANTFTMLVAQRTKELALLRAVGASRRQVKRSVLLEAAVVGALASVIGFLLGIGLATGLRSAMSLIGGKIPAGPLVVSPLAVGAALGVGVLITVLAAWLPARRAAKIAPVAAMSSVHAVATTKSLVVRNSIGGVLTLLGAAGIVAGAAAGSDGRTIIGAGALVALIGVIVLIPLLSRPVIALVRPLLLKLFGVSGKLAAQNAVRNPRRTGATASALAIGLTLVTGISVLGVTLGQAVDRMTTDNIKADYMISMASGDSLDESALTALEKSDAVSAVSPQQAASIRVEGAYHAASGVTPGDVQKVFSVKTVSGSLDSLAHGEIAVGDKTAKSNGWKPGTSLPVTYDDDKKGTLKVGAVYEENEFLSPVLMPKNILDAHQSRPDIREIWLKTDGGASKANEQAVVDALGDNPAMSVMDRQDIRDMFGGFINTALNIMYGLLAMALIIAVLGVVNTLAMSVFERQQEIGMLRAIGLDRRKVKRMIRLEAVVISVFGAVIGVALGTFLGWAIGRTLASAIPGYALVIPWDRIAVFLVLAALVGVLASLWPARSAARLNMLTAIKTE
- a CDS encoding ABC transporter ATP-binding protein gives rise to the protein MTTMSTAHRATAVAARATELSKIYGEGETKVTALDRVTVDFPQGEFTAIMGPSGSGKSTLMHCVAGLDSFSSGSVRLGETELGSLKDKQLTQLRRDKIGFIFQAFNLLPTLTALENITLPMDIAGRKPDAEWLRGVIDMVGLSDRLKHRPTELSGGQQQRVAVARALASRPEIIFGDEPTGNLDSRSGAEVLGFLRNSVRELGQTVVMVTHDPVAASYADRVIFLADGAIVDQMVRPTADGVLDRMKAFDSKGRTS